The following proteins come from a genomic window of Geomonas sp. RF6:
- the crcB gene encoding fluoride efflux transporter CrcB — protein MQQVLCIAALGAIGCLSRYFLSGWVYKICGNAFPYGTLVVNIVGAFLIGLIMEFSMRSALVPPVLRVAVTVGFLGGLTTFSTFSLESFRLLEEGQFVVAFFNMLLSVVACLACTWLGVATARSL, from the coding sequence ATGCAACAGGTCCTGTGCATAGCCGCACTCGGCGCCATCGGGTGCCTCTCACGCTATTTCCTCTCAGGCTGGGTCTACAAGATCTGCGGCAACGCCTTCCCTTACGGCACCCTCGTCGTCAACATCGTCGGAGCGTTCCTCATAGGGCTCATCATGGAGTTCTCCATGCGCAGCGCCCTCGTGCCCCCCGTCCTGCGCGTAGCTGTCACAGTCGGTTTCCTGGGCGGGCTTACCACATTCTCCACCTTCAGCCTCGAAAGCTTCCGCCTCCTCGAGGAGGGGCAGTTCGTGGTGGCCTTCTTCAACATGCTCCTCAGCGTCGTTGCCTGCCTCGCCTGCACCTGGCTCGGAGTGGCGACAGCCCGCTCTCTCTAG